In Acidiphilium acidophilum, one genomic interval encodes:
- a CDS encoding fatty acid desaturase, whose product MSRIEWPTLALGAVIYAMFVGLTWFYASLPWPVLVIGGGVVVAWHGSFQHELIHGHPTRLAWFNRALGLPGLALFLPFDRYAALHIAHHRDDVLTDPLEDPETYYWTAASWTALPIWARAIVTASSCLAGRLVFGPVWMIARFLQAEVGRWRRNEPGVRRAWAWHLPVAGLILGWVWGICGIDPAHYALMFVLPGTSLLMIRSFAEHRAAPDADRRTATVEQAGLFGLLFLFNNLHAAHHERPGIPWYRLPRWYRGERERLLQKNGGLIYRGYAEVMKRYFLHHHDQIVHPYRP is encoded by the coding sequence CGGATCGAATGGCCGACCCTCGCGCTTGGTGCGGTGATTTATGCGATGTTTGTCGGTCTCACCTGGTTCTACGCGTCTCTGCCGTGGCCGGTGCTGGTGATCGGGGGCGGGGTTGTCGTGGCATGGCACGGGTCGTTCCAGCATGAGTTGATCCATGGGCATCCGACCCGCTTGGCCTGGTTCAATCGGGCGCTCGGACTGCCGGGTCTGGCGCTGTTTCTGCCGTTCGACCGGTACGCGGCACTCCACATTGCGCATCATCGCGACGATGTGCTGACCGATCCGCTCGAAGACCCCGAGACGTATTATTGGACCGCAGCCTCGTGGACGGCTTTGCCGATCTGGGCGCGCGCCATTGTCACCGCCTCATCCTGCCTCGCCGGGCGTCTGGTGTTCGGACCGGTGTGGATGATCGCGCGGTTCCTGCAGGCGGAGGTCGGGCGATGGCGGCGGAATGAACCGGGGGTTCGGCGGGCGTGGGCGTGGCATCTGCCGGTGGCGGGGCTGATATTGGGTTGGGTATGGGGGATCTGCGGCATCGATCCGGCGCATTATGCCTTGATGTTCGTGCTGCCGGGGACTTCGTTGTTGATGATCCGGTCGTTCGCCGAGCATCGCGCGGCACCGGATGCCGACCGGCGGACCGCCACGGTGGAACAGGCCGGCCTGTTCGGATTGTTGTTCCTGTTCAACAATCTGCATGCCGCTCATCATGAACGGCCGGGCATCCCGTGGTATCGGCTGCCGCGCTGGTATCGGGGCGAGCGCGAGCGGCTCCTTCAGAAAAATGGCGGCCTGATCTATCGGGGCTATGCCGAGGTGATGAAGCGCTACTTCCTTCATCACCACGACCAGATCGTTCATCCTTACCGACCCTAA